The proteins below are encoded in one region of Pyxidicoccus trucidator:
- a CDS encoding endonuclease: MEAHNSSRSLLVLPVLLGLFLPGAALAESTPSFDARYSNRPTEWFDAVSEADYFNPSLTRSWQLNESCNDAGALTVASYNIFHNVPFVTDFGDEMEQSLGKVFKCADILLFQEAWDYDDIILDGPKADLAARGYGMVTPSGYYCDDSLDGAIENDCSGLVMFYKSGTSLVKELGFKAFTNVTGFDVHKEKGVWGAIFAKEGRYYYVFNTHLTYGENSHLDGHAASDSSRISNMQESLAFIRGAVEANKASYPPAHVLFGGDFNADFDSTVANSKGNQLLGQASASGAFFEPYAYRGAGAVLGGFETAGFKSNWTGTATDTGPNGMATGLKGDFDTVLLGKPAWFGTCPAASISYSGWAPAWKTLDTQQRKWPFYTHSDHYGRWLKVKPGC, from the coding sequence ATGGAAGCTCATAATTCCAGCCGCTCACTCCTCGTCCTGCCCGTGCTGCTGGGGCTGTTCCTCCCCGGAGCCGCCCTGGCCGAGTCCACGCCGTCTTTCGACGCCCGTTACTCGAACCGTCCCACGGAGTGGTTCGACGCCGTGAGCGAAGCGGATTACTTCAACCCCTCGCTCACCCGCTCCTGGCAGCTCAACGAGAGCTGCAATGACGCCGGTGCGCTCACCGTGGCGTCCTACAACATCTTCCACAACGTCCCGTTCGTCACCGACTTCGGAGACGAGATGGAGCAGAGCCTGGGGAAGGTGTTCAAGTGCGCGGACATCCTCCTGTTCCAGGAGGCCTGGGACTACGACGACATCATCCTGGATGGTCCCAAGGCCGACCTGGCCGCGCGCGGCTACGGCATGGTGACCCCCTCCGGCTACTACTGCGATGACTCGCTCGACGGGGCCATCGAGAACGACTGCAGCGGCCTGGTGATGTTCTACAAGAGCGGCACCTCGCTGGTGAAGGAGCTCGGCTTCAAGGCCTTCACCAACGTGACGGGCTTCGACGTGCACAAGGAGAAGGGTGTCTGGGGGGCCATCTTCGCCAAGGAGGGGCGCTACTACTATGTCTTCAACACCCACCTGACCTACGGCGAGAACAGCCACCTCGACGGACATGCCGCCTCGGACAGCTCCCGCATCTCCAACATGCAGGAGTCCCTGGCCTTCATCCGGGGTGCGGTGGAGGCCAACAAGGCCAGCTACCCTCCCGCGCACGTCCTCTTCGGGGGCGACTTCAACGCCGACTTCGACAGCACCGTCGCCAACTCCAAGGGCAACCAGCTCCTGGGGCAGGCTTCCGCCAGCGGGGCGTTCTTCGAGCCCTACGCCTACCGGGGCGCCGGCGCGGTGTTGGGTGGCTTCGAGACTGCGGGCTTCAAGTCCAACTGGACCGGCACGGCCACCGACACCGGGCCGAACGGAATGGCCACCGGCCTCAAGGGCGACTTCGACACCGTGTTGCTCGGCAAGCCCGCCTGGTTCGGCACCTGCCCGGCGGCGAGCATCTCGTATAGCGGCTGGGCGCCCGCCTGGAAGACGCTCGATACCCAGCAGCGCAAGTGGCCCTTCTACACCCACTCCGACCACTACGGCCGGTGGCTGAAGGTGAAGCCCGGTTGCTAG